A single genomic interval of Gopherus evgoodei ecotype Sinaloan lineage chromosome 11, rGopEvg1_v1.p, whole genome shotgun sequence harbors:
- the LOC115659654 gene encoding sentrin-specific protease-like, translating into MLTEEVEDKQWLLKVKLVMTSKHTERLEAKVRNIKLYGSSFHCLKPRSWISDEVIDAFLSCVVEKADGKSELLQNDILLLPYHTPGHWVLAIALMKKKELLIIDPLCDEIRYERTCLRNWRNFIKRLTSKSSSDWNSKIMQHPRQSDGHNCGPLILKFAETYLQHKDISTVETTQKANTAFRRHIAILLMKESESVEDYCIYCNLIDCEKESEDCTTVQCDSCKRWAHIPCITERTNQENLTYEKKEYNCKTCA; encoded by the exons ATGCTTACAGAGGAAGTGGAAGACAAGCAATGGCTTCTGAAAG taaaATTGGTAATGaccagcaaacacacagagagactggAGGCGAAAGTGAGAAACATAAAATTGTATGGCTCTTCATTTCATTGCCTGAAACCGAGAAGCTGGATAAGTGATGAG GTTATTGATGCATTTTTGAGCTGTGTAGTTGAGAAAGCAGATGGAAAG agtGAATTACTTCAAAATGATATATTATTGCTTCCTTACCACACACCAGGTCATTGGGTTCTTGCG ATAGCCTTGATGAAAAAAAAGGAATTGTTAATAATTGACCCCTTGTGTGATGAGATCAGATATGAAAGAACATGCCTGAGGAATTGGAG AAACTTCATCAAACGATTAACTAGTAAATCCTCATCTGATTGGAACAGTAAAATTATGCAGCATCCCAGACAAAGTGATGGCCACAACTGTGGACCACTCATCTTAAAG TTTGCAGAAACATATTTGCAGCACAAAGACATCAGTACAGTGGAAACAACACAGAAGGCTAATACTGCGTTTAGAAGACATATAGCAATTCTTCTAATGAAGGAGTCAG aaagcgtGGAGGACTACTGCATATACTGCAACCTTATCGACTGTGAAAAAGAAAGTGAGGATTGCACGACG GTCCAGTGTGATTCTTGCAAGAGGTGGGCACACATACCATGCATTACAGAAAGAACCAATCaagaaaacctgacatatgagAAAAAAGAGTACAACTGCAAGACATGTGCATAG